AAAAAGAcagaaaaatattgaattttgattatatatacaaGGGCAAAGGCTTCCAAGAAAACTGAAATTTGCTTTTTCATGTATTGGTGTGTTTGGGGGCAAGAATGGGAATGTAACAATGACCCAGAGGCGAAATTGATTGTATTTGCCAAATATCGTGCAGAATATTTGATTCTGTGGTATATTTTGATTCTTGGTAAAAAAGACAGGAAAAGACACAACTTTTATGTATGATTGATGCAGAGTGGTAATTAGTTATGCATATGAGTGTATCTGTTTTTGAATTCTGATCTTTATCCGTACTGCCAATATTGGGGATTCGTGGGTGAAGGATAAGTCAGAATGATGCAGAAACCTTTATTTCATAAAGAAACACAGATTTCTATGGAAGTGTCTGCACAGATTGTTTCTCAACTTAGGGAATATTTGGAGAGGATTGGAGCCTCTGACACTGTCCCGTTAAATTGTACTCGCAAGGATTTTTTCTCCAACATTGTTGGGGGTTTGCTTAAGGTTGATCATGTCGAAAGGGGCCACATCACATTATACCTACGTGTCAAAGCTGCTGTCACTGTAAACTAGTTCTTCATTTCTTCCTTTATGTTCTTAGAATTTTATGCAATTGTATGTTACATTTCTTGTTCTGTGGTTACTGAAGATTGCTATACTGCAACAATATGAAATTATGATTGGAGTTATGCAAGTTGAGAGATTAAATAGTTGGAGTGTTGAACGCATGGATGTCATGGTTTTATCAATTATCAAAGTTTTTGTTTGTAGGCATTGTTTATAAACTGAGCTTTTCTGATTTGTTTTTATGTAGATTATTACGTATTTGTAACTCCCATTACTCATTTTGTTTTTGCATTTCTCCAAATGGAGGGTAATTTTAAGTTGATTGGAATTTATAGAACGCGTATGGAGGATTGCATGGAGGGGTTGTAGCATCTGTAGCAGAGATGGTAGCAGTAGCTTGTGCTAGAACAGTtgtaggaaaagagaaggagCTTTTTCTTGGAGAACTTAGCAATTCTTATCTCTCTGCTGCTCCACAAAATGTAAGTCCGTTGGAATAAATCATTCAACTTCTCAACTCTTTGTGTGACTTAAAAGTAATAGGTGAATTGAGAGATTCATTTAAAACTGTTTGGGGATAAAATTTGCACTCGCTTCATGCATGTAGGCTTGTACAAACCTAAAATAAATTTGGTACAACTATACGATAGCATAAAGATGTCTACAAATCATttaagtgtgtgtatatatattaacactGTTTGTTTCTATCCTGCAGCAAAGATGAGATTTGAA
This genomic window from Daucus carota subsp. sativus chromosome 7, DH1 v3.0, whole genome shotgun sequence contains:
- the LOC108193167 gene encoding uncharacterized protein LOC108193167 isoform X1, whose amino-acid sequence is MMQKPLFHKETQISMEVSAQIVSQLREYLERIGASDTVPLNCTRKDFFSNIVGGLLKVDHVERGHITLYLRVKAAVTNAYGGLHGGVVASVAEMVAVACARTVVGKEKELFLGELSNSYLSAAPQNAEVKVDASVVRSGRNLTVVAVEFRMKESEKLVYTSRATFYNMPVASL